From the genome of Leptotrichia sp. HSP-342:
AAAACAAAGCAAGAAAAAGAACTTGAAAAACAGAAAAAATTTTTATTGAAACAGGAGAAAAAGAAAAAGAAACATAGAGGGAAATAAAAGGTTCTTATTTGTCATTTAAAAAATATTTAGAATAATGAAAAATATTAGGAGAAAAAATGGATTTAAAAAGAGAAAATTTAAAAGATTTCATATTGACATTAAATCAAAAAGATATTAATGAATTAATGGAAAAATCTGAAAAAGAAGAAGATAAAATATTTTATAATAAGCTATTTAATTTAATTTTGGAAACAAAACAAGATGAATTAATAAAAAAAGGTGTATTTTAATGAAAAAAGTTTTATATATTTTCGCAGGAGTAAATGGAGCAGGAAAATCAACTCTATACAATTCTGGAAATTTAGATGATAACATAAAATACAGTACAAGAATTAATACAGATGAAATTGTTAGAAAAATCGGAGATTGGAAGAATAATTCTGATCAAATAAAAGCAGCGAAAATAGCAATAAATTTAAGAAATGACTGCATGCAGCATGGAAAATCGTTTAATGAAGAAACAACTCTAACTGGAAAAACGATTTTAAAAACTATCGATAAAGCAAAAGAATTAGGTTACGAATTACAATTATTCTATGTTGGTGTAAATAATCCTGAAATAGCAAAGGAAAGAATAAAAAATAGAGTAGAAAAAGGCGGCCATAATATAGCTGATGAAATAGTCGAAAAAAGATATTATGAATCTTTAAAAAATTTAAAACAGGTAATTACAAAATTTGATGAAGTTTACCTATATGATAATTCTATAAAATATAAACATATTTTTTCATTTATAAATAATAAAATTTTATATAAAGAAAAAAATGTAAATTGGTCTAAAAACTCTATAGAAGTAATTGAAAATAAAAAATAAAAAAATTGAAGTAAAAAAGATAAATAAATTAAATTTATTACTATATCATAAAATCAAATTGTTGCACAATACTTTATTTTATTATATAATATACAAAGAATAATAAAATAGATAGGAGAAAAGAGAAAAAAATGTCAAACAGTGATAATAAAAAAGTAAGAGTTAGAATAGCACCGTCTCCAACTGGAGATCCACACGTAGGAACTGCCTACATTGGACTATTTAATTATGCGTTTGCAAAACATAATGGTGGAGATTTTATTTTAAGAATAGAAGATACAGATAGAACAAGATTCTCGGGAGATTCAGAACAGCAAATTTTTGATGCGATGAAATGGCTTGGGTTAAATTATGATGAGGGTCCAGACGTTGGGGGAGAAGCAGGGCCTTATAGACAATCGGAAAGATTTTCGATTTATAAGGATTATGCTGAACAACTGTTGGAAAAAGGGGAAGCGTATTATTGTTTTTGTACTGCTGAAAGATTGCAGAAATTAAGAGAAAGACAGGCGGCTATGAAACAAGCACCAGGATATGACGGGCATTGCAGAAACTTGTCAAAAGAAGAAGTGGAAGCAAAATTAGCGGCTGGAGAGCCTTATGTTATTAGATTGAAAATGCCTTACGAAGGTGAAACTGTTGTAAATGATGGATTAAGAGGAGAAATTAGATTTGAAAACAGTAAAATTGACGATCAAGTTTTACTAAAATCTGACGGATTCCCAACTTATCATTTGGCAAATATTGTTGATGATCATTTGATGGGGATAACTCACGTTATAAGAGCGGAAGAGTGGATTTCTTCTAC
Proteins encoded in this window:
- a CDS encoding zeta toxin family protein — protein: MKKVLYIFAGVNGAGKSTLYNSGNLDDNIKYSTRINTDEIVRKIGDWKNNSDQIKAAKIAINLRNDCMQHGKSFNEETTLTGKTILKTIDKAKELGYELQLFYVGVNNPEIAKERIKNRVEKGGHNIADEIVEKRYYESLKNLKQVITKFDEVYLYDNSIKYKHIFSFINNKILYKEKNVNWSKNSIEVIENKK